A stretch of DNA from Candidatus Nomurabacteria bacterium:
CCTGCTTTTTTAGCAGTAACTTCGTGTGGGATTGATTGGTTTTTATTGCTTAATTGGATCTTCATCATGTTCTTGCGAGCAGCTTTTGCAGCTTTTGCAGCTGCAGTTGGTACATCACCCGCCTTTCCAATACCAATACCAACCATGTCATCACCATTGCCTACTACAACAAGGGCCTGCATACGGAAGCGTCTTCCACCTTTAACTACACGAGTTACACGATTTACGTTAATAAGTACTTCTTTGTCCTCAGAAAAATCCTGAGCTTCTTTTTCGATTACTTTTGTGGCGTTTGTTACTTCTGTCATAAGCTTAAATATATAAATCTAGAATTTTAGTCCACCTTTTCTAGCTGCATCTGCAAAAGCTTTAACTCGACCATGGTATTTTTTTCCATTTCGATCGAAGACAACTTCAGTAACTTTTTTAGATGACGCAGTTTTTGCAATTTCTTCGCCAATCTTTTTGGCTTTTTCAGCAAGTGATCCAGATGATTTTTTACCTACTGTGCTAGCTGAAGCAAGAGTTTTTGAAGTAGAGTCATCAATAACTTGAGCAGAGATATGAAGATTAGAAATTGTTAAAGATAGACGAGGCTTTTCTGAAGTGCCAGAAACTCGACTTCTAATTCGAGCCTTTCTTTGTTCTAGGTTATGGACCTTCTTTTTTACTTCTTTATTCATTTGAACTACTTACCTGAATTATTTACCTGATTTGCCTGCTTTTCTGACAACTCTTTCAGTTTTGTACTTTATACCTTTACCTTTGTATGGCTCTGGCTTTTTAAACTCGCGGATTTCTGCTGCAATTCGCCCAACTCTTTGCTTATTAATTCCACTTACTGTGATGTCCATCTTTTCGATTTTGACATCTACGTCTTCAGGTATAGTATAGCGTATTTCATGGGAAAAGCCAAGGCTCATGACTAAATCTTTACCCTCCAATCGGATTTTAAAACCAACACCATTTACTTCGAGTTCTTTTGAGAATCCTTCTGTAACTCCAATAACTAAATTATTAATTAAAGAACGAGTTAAACCGTGTTGAGCTTTTTGCATTTTTTCATCATTGGCTCGCTCGACTTGGATCATTTGACCATCAACTTTTACAGAAGAAAGTGGAGGCACTTCCATACTCTGCTCACCCTTTGGGCCTTTGACAGTTAAAGTACGACCTTCCAAAGAGGCACTGACACCACCTGGCATTTCGATTGGCATTTTTCCGATTCTACTCATACGACTTTCTCCTTTCTTTTTTTGTTAATGATTAATAAATTTGACAGATTAACTCACCG
This window harbors:
- the rpsE gene encoding 30S ribosomal protein S5; the protein is MTEVTNATKVIEKEAQDFSEDKEVLINVNRVTRVVKGGRRFRMQALVVVGNGDDMVGIGIGKAGDVPTAAAKAAKAARKNMMKIQLSNKNQSIPHEVTAKKAGAQILLKPASLGTGLIAGGTVRAVLSVTGINNILSKSLGSSNKINCAYATVDALTQLVPQEEWQTTKKK
- a CDS encoding 50S ribosomal protein L18; this translates as MNKEVKKKVHNLEQRKARIRSRVSGTSEKPRLSLTISNLHISAQVIDDSTSKTLASASTVGKKSSGSLAEKAKKIGEEIAKTASSKKVTEVVFDRNGKKYHGRVKAFADAARKGGLKF
- the rplF gene encoding 50S ribosomal protein L6, yielding MSRIGKMPIEMPGGVSASLEGRTLTVKGPKGEQSMEVPPLSSVKVDGQMIQVERANDEKMQKAQHGLTRSLINNLVIGVTEGFSKELEVNGVGFKIRLEGKDLVMSLGFSHEIRYTIPEDVDVKIEKMDITVSGINKQRVGRIAAEIREFKKPEPYKGKGIKYKTERVVRKAGKSGK